From the Plodia interpunctella isolate USDA-ARS_2022_Savannah chromosome 5, ilPloInte3.2, whole genome shotgun sequence genome, one window contains:
- the LOC128670307 gene encoding uncharacterized protein LOC128670307 isoform X1, whose translation MAGNPQTKADALPDLDDLLQCPVCYEIPTGQIFQCNEGHHVCGRCKARLDMCPVCRALFFGTRNYAMEELIANVRKLRAFKLGGKITTGTDITETPEPENSTAIIVNNRPEEEGNNDDVSESSAGPPQACKGLFRCLCCKNGNGERLPAARLLNHLRYYHAPDLLEGQSENGEYLQLWQFSTAPGRIVTAVRVSDMGIFFLIIEMTSDSISAWLSMAASPWVAHVFSYTVTISGNDREAIFSDCVWSVRSCEGSLKKRGHCLMLNGLDARALLAPASISGKLSIRRTPADQLANQAQPRAVLRVASRGNAQENGHATVSHDLEPFLQGLQNDVARLSRAFATLGREANALVRSEAEIRARIENDSRSNQNPSSAGIERSTVAAVTEPQVATSNNQSDVQRVQMSRNARRRMRQRLRAALNATQPPADVGTDQRANGLATSQRQNGHVMNGPVHFITGLAIVDNQPPVPPTISNRTNRRRRHRR comes from the exons ATGGCAGGAAACCCACAGACCAAG gCTGATGCCCTGCCAGATTTAGACGACTTACTACAGTGTCCAGTGTGTTATGAGATCCCCACAGGTCAAATCTTCCAGTGCAATGAAGGACATCATGTTTGTGGACGATGCAAAGCGCGTCTTGACATGTGTCCTGTTTGTCGGGCATTGTTTTTTGGAACACGGAACTATGCTATGGAAGAACTCATTGCTAATGTGAGAAAACTACGGGCTTTT AAATTGGGTGGTAAAATCACCACAGGCACGGATATTACAGAAACACCTGAACCAGAGAATTCTACTGCTATAATTGTTAACAACAGACCTGAAGAGGAAGGAAATAATGATGATGTTTCAGAA AGTTCTGCGGGCCCACCACAAGCCTGCAAAGGTTTGTTCCGTTGTCTCTGCTGCAAGAATGGCAATGGTGAAAGGCTTCCAGCTGCACGTTTGCTCAATCATCTGCGGTATTATCATGCACCTGATCTCCTTGAG ggacaatcagaaaatgGTGAATATCTACAACTTTGGCAATTTTCAACCGCACCGGGAAGGATTGTGACAGCAGTGCGGGTATCAGATATGGGTATATTTTTCCTGATTATTGAAATGACAA GTGATTCCATCTCCGCATGGCTGTCAATGGCTGCCTCACCATGGGTTGCTCATGTTTTCTCTTATACTGTCACTATATCAGGAAATGATCGTGAAGCAATATTTTCAGACTGT GTGTGGTCAGTGAGATCTTGTGAAGGGTCTCTTAAAAAACGTGGACACTGTTTGATGCTGAATGGGCTAGATGCGCGCGCGCTGCTGGCGCCAGCGTCCATCAGCGGCAAGCTGTCGATCCGCCGCACGCCGGCCGACCAGCTGGCCAACCAGGCGCAGCCGCGCGCCGTGCTGCGGGTCGCCAGTCGCGGGAACGCACAAGAAAATGGACATGCCACTGTATCCCACGACTTAGAGCCCTTTCTTCAAGGTTTGCAAAATGACGTCGCTAGATTGTCTCGTGCGTTTGCGACGCTCGGCCGGGAGGCTAACGCTCTAGTCCGTTCTGAAGCTGAAATAAGGGCAAGAATCGAAAATGATTCGAGGTCTAATCAAAACCCGTCTTCTGCAGGCATTGAACGCTCGACCGTAGCCGCAGTTACTGAGCCACAAGTAGCTACTTCTAATAATCAATCTGACGTTCAACGCGTGCAAATGTCACGTAACGCGCGCAGACGAATGCGCCAGAGGTTGAGGGCGGCCCTGAACGCGACGCAGCCGCCGGCCGATGTAGGAACTGATCAACGCGCTAATGGACTGGCGACATCTCAGCGACAGAATGGTCATGTAATGAATGGTCCTGTCCATTTTATAACAGGATTAGCTATTGTGGATAACCAGCCTCCAGTGCCGCCGACGATCAGCAACCGCACTAACAGGAGACGTCGTCATCGTAGATAA
- the LOC128670300 gene encoding uncharacterized protein LOC128670300 has product MEKVEVDPKLFVTCRLCLDDMGIYQIIPNIQHRIKYCFDIEVAPFDGLPQLICKKCDSKLNEYFTIKTAYVAKQEILIKSLQNKSFKSDISMLPKIAAFVTSQVLAGPTEKETDTVLDKEKTLIAETECTKDNSPPTNHQKTSRRKRIRIESSSSASSESKDSDRTKVEPLIIRKKKSDRGHKWHSINYNRCFSCRMCSKTYIKKNALLKHYSNIHSMCFKKYKSILSSLCTVKMKKVDSKPNFTGVNNAVVLSKDKVMINDESSKYYILYTLKSQNISNDFQPKKIAIQSSDSSDSAQYSVSKKKRRKRSRLLSSDTVVIEKKQDENMSSGAEDHVNNRLINNEITECISLDSDSESEPISGNKTIDGINEDNENKLIRNVIEVCHNKYVRNIAIEKNKRPNYVHLESQLMHKVLNLGRKIVNKQGLNCTGLLRFLEHRNLGIVWVPKTCHSFNGPPVRISMTTIKNDHQRPEDDLGWTDVPYSVNSFRNETSCLKENNRNEACATSKFSNANANLNIANDNFVNVSHEQINPWQSVPDQACLYKYEDVNSTGKLLNENPVANPKQLPKKNVHYETKPNKSVLDKDMELRMESEMNQTLLFSEPSQTANDLTGMPIITSTTSLASDYNKTENTNQRSNSETVNEDSTNSNLSVPRIKVKPVSELMPENVSTPNSLLLNQSNICTFDKRLPNVTPLIPQIPYQPVSVIKMPVSAINNTLPEGQKNNSDYFILNTPEMPNTKTNSPFKYVKALLGIHNIHLVENINTNDFHCLIKFKVLFKQEAVKPIVLCLSLHCDRNVFFIGIRDSTNININMQDLSANWQWEIIKIFQGDVCNKINQTVLKMGLGMHEHSKKFLCLIKSIQMNKIEV; this is encoded by the exons ATGGAGAAAGTTGAGGTTGACCCTAAACTGTTTGTAACTTGCCGACTATGCTTGGATGACATGGgaatatatcaaattattcCCAATATACAACATCGGATAAAATATTGCTTTGATATCGAA gtTGCTCCATTTGATGGTCTTCCACAgcttatatgtaaaaaatgtgattcaaaattaaatgaatacttTACAATAAAGACCGCTTATGTGGCGAAGCAAGAAATTTTGATCaaaagtttacaaaacaaaagttttaaatct GATATATCCATGTTACCCAAAATAGCGGCATTCGTAACTTCTCAAGTACTTGCAGGCCCAACAGAGAAGGAAACAGATACTGTACTg GATAAAGAGAAAACCTTAATTGCTGAGACAGAATGCACAAAGGATAATAGTCCACCAACAAATCACCAAAAGACATCAAGAAGAAAACGGATAAGAATAGAATCATCATCTTCAGCCTCATCAGAAAGCAAAGATAGCGACCGGACGAAAGTGGAACCTCTGATAATTAGGAAAAAAAAGAGTGATAGAGGACACAAATGGCATAGTATTAACTATAATAGATGCTTTTCTTGTAGAATGTGCAGCAAgacatacattaaaaaaaatgcattgcTGAAACATTATTCCAATATTCACTCaatgtgttttaaaaaatataaatcaattttgagCTCTTTATGTACAGTAAAAATGAAGAAGGTTGATAGTAAACCAAATTTCACAGGTGTAAACAATGCAGTTGTTTTAAGTAAGGATAAAGTGATGATAAATGATGAGAGCagcaaatattacatattgtatACTTTAAAAAGTCAAAACATCTCCAATGATTTCCAGCCAAAAAAGATTGCCATTCAATCTTCAGATTCCTCAGATAGCGCACAGTATTCGGTGTCTAAAAAGAAACGAAGGAAAAGAAGCCGATTGCTTTCTAGTGATACTGTAGTTATAGAAAAGAAACAAGATGAAAACATGTCATCGGGAGCGGAGGACCACGTAAATAATAGACTGATCAATAATGAAATTACTGAATGTATTAGCTTAGATTCGGATTCCGAATCCGAGCCTATTTCGGGAAATAAAACCATAGATGGTATTAATGaagacaatgaaaataaattgataaggAATGTTATTGAGGTCtgtcataataaatatgtaagaaatattgctattgaaaaaaacaaaaggcCAAATTATGTTCACTTAGAATCACAGCTCATgcataaagttttaaatttggGAAGAAAGATAGTTAATAAACAAGGTCTAAATTGTACTGGTTTGCTACGATTTTTAGAGCATAGAAATCTCGGAATAGTATGGGTACCAAAAACATGTCATTCTTTTAATGGTCCTCCTGTCAGAATAAGTATGActacaattaaaaatgatcATCAGAGGCCCGAAGATGACCTGGGATGGACGGATGTTCCATATTCTGTTAACTCATTTAGAAATGAAACAAGTTGcttgaaagaaaataacagAAATGAAGCATGCGCTACCTCGAAATTTAGCAATGCAAACGCGAATTTAAACATTGCGAATGATAACTTTGTTAATGTTTCCCACGAACAAATAAATCCTTGGCAATCTGTGCCAGATCAGGCAtgtctatataaatatgaggATGTAAATTCTACTGGCAAACTTCTTAATGAAAATCCTGTTGCAAACCCTAAACAACTTCCCAAAAAGAATGTACATTACGAGACGAAACCAAATAAAAGTGTTCTAGATAAAGATATGGAACTCCGTATGGAGTCTGAAATGAATCAAACGTTGTTGTTTTCGGAACCCTCGCAAACAGCTAATGATTTAACTGGTATGCCAATCATTACTTCTACGACATCACTAGCTTCAgactataataaaactgaaaatacaAATCAGAGAAGCAATTCTGAAACAGTAAATGAAGACTCAACTAATTCTAATTTATCTGTACCTAGAATAAAAGTGAAGCCAGTATCAGAACTAATGCCTGAAAACGTTTCAACTCCAAATAGTCTACTTCTTAATCAAAGtaatatatgtacttttgATAAACGTTTACCAAACGTGACTCCACTTATACCACAAATTCCATATCAACCTGTATCAGTTATAAAAATGCCCGTTTCAGCTATAAATAACACTTTACCAGAAGggcaaaaaaacaattcagactattttattttgaatacacCTGAAATGCCAAATACAAAGACTAATTCACCTTTCAAATATGTGAAAGCCTTACTTGGAATTCATAACATTCATTTGGTGGAAAATATTAACACGAATGATTTTCATTGTCTAATTAAGTTTAAGGTGCTTTTTAAACAAGAGGCTGTAAAACctattgttttatgtttgtCATTGCATTGTGATAGAAATGTATTCTTTATAGGTATTAGAGATAGCACTAATATAAACATCAATATGCAAGATCTGTCGGCCAACTGGCAGTGGgagataataaagatttttcaaGGTGATGTTTGTAATAAGATTAATCAAACTGTACTTAAAATGGGCTTGGGGATGCATGAACAttctaaaaagtttttatgtcTTATAAAGTCTAttcaaatgaataaaatagaagTTTGA
- the LOC128670307 gene encoding E3 ubiquitin-protein ligase sina-like isoform X2, which yields MAGNPQTKADALPDLDDLLQCPVCYEIPTGQIFQCNEGHHVCGRCKARLDMCPVCRALFFGTRNYAMEELIANVRKLRAFKLGGKITTGTDITETPEPENSTAIIVNNRPEEEGNNDDVSESSAGPPQACKGLFRCLCCKNGNGERLPAARLLNHLRYYHAPDLLEGQSENGEYLQLWQFSTAPGRIVTAVRVSDMGIFFLIIEMTSDSISAWLSMAASPWVAHVFSYTVTISGNDREAIFSDCVWSVRSCEGSLKKRGHCLMLNGLDARALLAPASISGKLSIRRTPADQLANQAQPRAVLRVASRGNAQENGHATVSHDLEPFLQGIERSTVAAVTEPQVATSNNQSDVQRVQMSRNARRRMRQRLRAALNATQPPADVGTDQRANGLATSQRQNGHVMNGPVHFITGLAIVDNQPPVPPTISNRTNRRRRHRR from the exons ATGGCAGGAAACCCACAGACCAAG gCTGATGCCCTGCCAGATTTAGACGACTTACTACAGTGTCCAGTGTGTTATGAGATCCCCACAGGTCAAATCTTCCAGTGCAATGAAGGACATCATGTTTGTGGACGATGCAAAGCGCGTCTTGACATGTGTCCTGTTTGTCGGGCATTGTTTTTTGGAACACGGAACTATGCTATGGAAGAACTCATTGCTAATGTGAGAAAACTACGGGCTTTT AAATTGGGTGGTAAAATCACCACAGGCACGGATATTACAGAAACACCTGAACCAGAGAATTCTACTGCTATAATTGTTAACAACAGACCTGAAGAGGAAGGAAATAATGATGATGTTTCAGAA AGTTCTGCGGGCCCACCACAAGCCTGCAAAGGTTTGTTCCGTTGTCTCTGCTGCAAGAATGGCAATGGTGAAAGGCTTCCAGCTGCACGTTTGCTCAATCATCTGCGGTATTATCATGCACCTGATCTCCTTGAG ggacaatcagaaaatgGTGAATATCTACAACTTTGGCAATTTTCAACCGCACCGGGAAGGATTGTGACAGCAGTGCGGGTATCAGATATGGGTATATTTTTCCTGATTATTGAAATGACAA GTGATTCCATCTCCGCATGGCTGTCAATGGCTGCCTCACCATGGGTTGCTCATGTTTTCTCTTATACTGTCACTATATCAGGAAATGATCGTGAAGCAATATTTTCAGACTGT GTGTGGTCAGTGAGATCTTGTGAAGGGTCTCTTAAAAAACGTGGACACTGTTTGATGCTGAATGGGCTAGATGCGCGCGCGCTGCTGGCGCCAGCGTCCATCAGCGGCAAGCTGTCGATCCGCCGCACGCCGGCCGACCAGCTGGCCAACCAGGCGCAGCCGCGCGCCGTGCTGCGGGTCGCCAGTCGCGGGAACGCACAAGAAAATGGACATGCCACTGTATCCCACGACTTAGAGCCCTTTCTTCAAG GCATTGAACGCTCGACCGTAGCCGCAGTTACTGAGCCACAAGTAGCTACTTCTAATAATCAATCTGACGTTCAACGCGTGCAAATGTCACGTAACGCGCGCAGACGAATGCGCCAGAGGTTGAGGGCGGCCCTGAACGCGACGCAGCCGCCGGCCGATGTAGGAACTGATCAACGCGCTAATGGACTGGCGACATCTCAGCGACAGAATGGTCATGTAATGAATGGTCCTGTCCATTTTATAACAGGATTAGCTATTGTGGATAACCAGCCTCCAGTGCCGCCGACGATCAGCAACCGCACTAACAGGAGACGTCGTCATCGTAGATAA
- the Nct gene encoding nicastrin, which yields MMAIISHNILKLLCIFVVIIKFSNCERLHKQIYSSIEGGAACFRRLNGTQQAGCSSSNKGTVGAVQMVRKIDDAQWIAFNGTAGPYMAVVSTAIFHEVIEILMSHPENVAGILLFANVTMSAHAFTQDSKCPNEYSSGPGSQCSSQNSASVWNEAGTDLLRRDIPFPIFYLPESKIEEIEKIENCYERYNVGKSQNDQPLCSLQLSSFMFAAVNSVVCLRRSATTALLTPTKVCDPLGDNNVYYSLFPRGKETNATKKPVVLATARIDTATLFDGVSPGAASSVVGAVTLITAAATLAQVIPASDAHLYKRNVLWTLFNGEAFDYIGSQRVAYDISRRAWPAVAPLSESDIPLHLEIGQLGGSLLTNKDSDAWPMYAYVPDNMEIRELFLQQMSSNLAAYNMTLEPVFSSNIPPSSLHSFRRILQNATSSGAIREVLLTDYKEKFTNLFYNSALDDYDKIGFVYRNISIGSDGKFVSTEELLANGTMKSSDVQVKIARLATALAHTLHEQVADVAYAGNVTASAHLVDEMLYCFLVSQSCRLLAAADYHSGARAEPLPAAAAPLYVGVAAWGSTAPVFAGHLLALLAGQPLPANRTLCDAQSDQDYSYYWLRGWNDSGVCIQTTMNFSQAVSPAFIIPDYDFTSGEYSTWTESVWQAMWARVFVSASGAGARLAAVAGAGATALAAALTFWIHRHSSIVFVNAPAALVNNDAASGILRTVNC from the exons ATGATGGCTATAAtcagtcataatattttaaaattattatgtatatttgtggtaattataaaat tcTCCAACTGTGAGAGACttcacaaacaaatatattcatCTATTGAGGGAGGAGCAGCGTGCTTCAGAAGGCTAAACGGCACCCAACAAGCAGGATGTTCat ctTCAAACAAAGGTACAGTAGGTGCAGTACAGATGGTCCGCAAAATAGATGATGCACAATGGATAGCTTTCAATGGGACAGCTGGGCCTTACATGGCTGTTGTTAGCACAGCAATATTCCATGAAGTTATTGAAATACTGATGTCTCATCCAGAAAATGTAGCAGGCATTTTACTCTTTGCTAATGTAACAAtgag tgcaCATGCATTCACTCAAGACTCCAAGTGTCCTAATGAATACTCATCTGGCCCTGGTAGCCAATGTTCTTCCCAAAATAGTGCATCTGTCTGGAATGAAGCCGGCACAGATCTCTTGAGGAGGGATATTCCATtcccaatattttatttgcccGAGTCAAAGATTGaggaaatagaaaaaattgaaaattgttatgaaag atataaTGTTGGAAAAAGTCAAAATGATCAACCATTATGTTCATTGCAACTATCTTCATTCATGTTTGCTGCAGTAAATTCTGTTGTTTGTTTAAGGAG atcgGCCACGACAGCCCTTTTGACGCCTACCAAAGTGTGCGACCCTCTGGGcgataataatgtttattattcgCTATTTCCAAGAGGAAAG gaaaCAAATGCTACTAAAAAGCCTGTCGTACTAGCCACAGCGAGAATTGATACTGCCACATTATTTGATG GCGTGTCTCCCGGCGCGGCCAGCTCGGTGGTCGGCGCGGTGACTCTCATTACTGCGGCAGCCACTCTCGCGCAGGTCATCCCTGCATCTGATGCGCATTTATATA aACGCAATGTGCTCTGGACACTGTTTAACGGTGAAGCATTCGACTACATCGGATCGCAACGAGTTGCGTACGACATAAGCCGCAGGGCGTGGCCCGCCGTCGCGCCGCTCTCTGAGTCTGACATTCCGCTGCATTTGGAGATAGGCCAGTTGGGTGGGTCTCTCTTGACGAACAAGGACAGCGACGCATGGCCCATGTATGCCTATGTGCCGGACAACATGGAAATTCGCGAG ttGTTCCTCCAACAAATGTCGTCGAACTTGGCTGCATACAATATGACATTAGAGCCAGTATTCTCGTCAAATATTCCACCATCGTCGCTTCACTCGTTCAGAAGGATTCTTCAGAACGCCACCTCTAGCGGGGCTATACGAGAGGTTTTATTAACCGACTACAAAGAAAAGTTCACCAATTTGTTCTACAATTCTGCCTTGGATGATTATGACAAGATCGGTTTCGTGTATCGCAACATTAGTATTGGAAGCGATGGcaaat ttGTTTCAACCGAGGAACTGTTGGCGAATGGAACCATGAAGAGCAGTGACGTGCAGGTGAAGATAGCGCGGCTGGCGACGGCGCTGGCGCACACGCTACACGAACAGGTCGCGGACGTTGCGTACGCGGGGAACGTCACCGCTTCCGCACACTTG GTGGACGAGATGCTGTACTGCTTCCTGGTGAGCCAGTCGTGCCGACTGCTGGCGGCGGCGGACTACCACAGCGGCGCGCGCGCGGAGCCGCTGCCGGCCGCCGCGGCGCCGCTGTACGTGGGCGTGGCGGCCTGGGGCTCCACCGCGCCCGTGTTCGCCGGGCACCTGCTGGCGCTGCTGGCGGGGCAGCCGCTGCCCGCCAACCGCACGCTCTGCGACGCACAAAGCGACCAG GATTACTCGTATTATTGGCTAAGAGGATGGAACGACTCTGGTGTTTGTATACAGACGACAATGAATTTCAGTCAAGCCGTCAGTCCGGCCTTCATCATTCCAG ATTACGACTTCACATCAGGTGAATACTCAACATGGACGGAGTCTGTGTGGCAAGCTATGTGGGCGCGCGTGTTCGTGTCGGCGAGCGGCGCCGGCGCGCGGCTGGCGGCCGTCGCCGGCGCTGGAGCCACCGCGCTGGCGGCCGCACTCACCTTCTGGATACACCGACATTCTTCTATAGTGTTCGTCAACGCCCCAGCTGCTCTGGTCAATAACGACGCCGCCTCCGG GATCTTGAGGACTGTGAACTGCTGA
- the Bcs1 gene encoding mitochondrial chaperone BCS1, translating into MTIVEYIESLSQNPYFGAGFGLFGLGAGAAILRKGFQTSVLLFRRHCMITLEVPCRDKSYQWLLHWITQKGAKQTQHLSVETSFLQKDTGQIKTKYDFIPSVGQHFFRYAGSWIKVDRTREQHTLDLHMGIPWETVTLTSFGRDKQIYYDILEEARTMALKQHEGMTVMYTAMGSEWRPFGHPRKRRPLHSVVLRAGVGERILADCLDFINSPQWYTDRGIPYRRGYLLYGPPGCGKSSYIMALAGELEYNICVLNLSERGLTDDRLNHLLSVAPQQSIILLEDIDAAFVSREDTTKQKAAYEGLNRVTFSGLLNCLDGVASTEARIVFMTTNYLERLDPALIRPGRVDMKEYVGYCDQEQVELMFLRFYKGDKAADHARTFARSVLGKKMEVSPAQIQGYFMFHKHSPPEEVLTDYETIWTLG; encoded by the exons ATGACTATAGTCGAGTATATAGAATCCCTATCACAAAATCCTTATTTCGGAGCTGGATTCGGTTTATTTGGCTTAGGCGCCGGTGCAGCTATATTACGCAAAGGGTTCCAAACTTCTGTACTTCTATTTCGAAGACATTGTATGATTACGCTTGAAGTTCCTTGTCGAGACAAGTCATATCAGTGGCTATTACATTGGATAACCCAAAAGGGAGCCAAACAAACCCAGCATCTTAGTGTGGAAACTTCTTTCTTACAAAAGGATACTGGAcagataaaaactaaatatgatTTCATCCCCAGTGTTggacaacatttttttag GTATGCAGGAAGTTGGATTAAAGTTGATCGCACTCGTGAACAACACACTCTGGACTTGCACATGGGTATTCCTTGGGAAACAGTAACATTGACATCTTTTGGACGagacaaacaaatttattatgatatactGGAAGAAG CTAGAACTATGGCATTGAAACAACATGAAGGTATGACAGTAATGTACACTGCAATGGGGTCTGAGTGGCGACCTTTCGGACACCCTCGAAAGCGAAGACCTTTACACAGTGTTGTACTTCGGGCGGGTGTTGGAGAACGTATCTTAGCGGATTGTCTAGATTTTATCAATAGTCCTCAATGGTACACAGACCGGGGAATACCATACAGAAGAg gttatttacTGTATGGTCCTCCAGGCTGTGGCAAATCATCTTACATAATGGCGTTAGCCGGTGAATTAGAGTACAACATATGTGTTCTCAACCTCTCAGAAAGAGGCCTCACTGATGACCGGCTGAATCACCTATTGAG TGTTGCACCTCAACAATCAATTATACTATTGGAAGATATAGATGCGGCATTTGTTTCAAGGGAAGATACAACAAAACAGAAAGCTGCTTATGAAGGCCTGAACAGAGTTACATTCAGTGGACTTCTTAACTGTTTAGATGGTGTGGCATCTACAGAAGCAAGAATCGTGTTCATGACTACAAATTACTTGGAAAg GCTAGACCCAGCACTAATCCGCCCTGGACGTGTGGATATGAAAGAATACGTGGGATATTGTGATCAAGAACAAGTAGAACTCatgtttttaagattttacaaaGGAGACAAAGCAGCAGACCATGCCAGAACATTTGCTAGAAG cgTTCTCGGTAAGAAAATGGAGGTCAGTCCAGCACAAATACAAGGTTATTTCATGTTCCATAAGCATTCACCTCCAGAAGAAGTCTTAACCGATTATGAAACCATATGGACCCTAGGTTGA